A genomic stretch from Kribbella amoyensis includes:
- a CDS encoding GNAT family N-acetyltransferase — protein sequence MGLIWAGERVRLRGIEAEDWSDFQRFDQDSEVQRDADMIHPPRSAAASLAWAEEQSTRQIEQDRMQLAIEALETDTLVGALSTGETDLRAGRFSYGVAIGRDYHRRGYATDAVKILLRYMFNERRYHKAEAGVYAYNKASLALHERLGFQQEGCLRDHEFLDGAYQDLIVFGMTADEFAQLHMRK from the coding sequence ATGGGGTTGATCTGGGCTGGGGAGCGGGTTCGGTTGCGCGGGATCGAGGCTGAGGACTGGAGTGATTTCCAGCGGTTCGATCAGGACAGTGAGGTGCAGCGGGACGCCGACATGATTCATCCGCCGCGGTCCGCCGCTGCTTCGCTGGCTTGGGCCGAGGAGCAGTCGACCCGGCAGATCGAGCAGGATCGGATGCAGCTCGCGATCGAGGCGCTCGAGACCGACACGCTGGTCGGCGCGCTGTCCACCGGGGAGACGGATCTGCGCGCCGGGCGGTTCAGTTACGGGGTCGCGATCGGGCGGGACTACCACCGGCGCGGGTACGCCACCGACGCGGTGAAGATCCTGCTCCGGTACATGTTCAACGAGCGCCGGTACCACAAGGCCGAGGCCGGCGTTTACGCGTACAACAAGGCTTCCCTGGCGCTGCACGAGCGGCTCGGGTTCCAGCAGGAAGGGTGCCTGCGCGACCACGAGTTCCTCGACGGTGCGTACCAGGACCTGATCGTCTTCGGGATGACCGCCGACGAGTTCGCGCAGCTTCACATGCGCAAGTGA
- a CDS encoding SDR family NAD(P)-dependent oxidoreductase encodes MDRRVLVTGASRGIGAATAKAFAAVGDRVAVHYGSSREAATAVLKELPGDGHALVHADLGDPAAVERMVDEAAAELGRIDVLVNNAAVYEPHPIRASSYEEWQRAWATTLGVNLVGAANVTWWTVRHMGRGGRIVNVSSRGAFRGEPNQPAYGASKAGLVSLTQSLARSLGPEGIAVTAIAPGWTTTDMAAGALAGDGYERRRMESPLERVASPDEVAAAIVYLASAQAEFATGTVLDFNGGSHLRM; translated from the coding sequence ATGGATCGTCGGGTATTGGTGACCGGGGCATCGCGGGGGATCGGTGCGGCTACGGCGAAGGCGTTCGCGGCCGTGGGGGATCGCGTCGCCGTGCACTACGGCAGTTCCCGCGAGGCAGCGACCGCGGTGCTGAAGGAGTTGCCGGGTGATGGCCACGCCTTGGTCCACGCGGATCTCGGCGACCCGGCCGCCGTCGAGCGGATGGTCGACGAGGCCGCCGCGGAGCTCGGGCGGATCGACGTCCTGGTGAACAACGCGGCCGTGTACGAGCCGCACCCGATCCGCGCTTCGTCGTACGAGGAATGGCAGCGGGCGTGGGCCACGACGCTCGGGGTGAACCTGGTCGGCGCCGCGAACGTCACCTGGTGGACGGTACGCCACATGGGCCGTGGCGGCCGCATCGTGAACGTGTCCTCGCGCGGCGCGTTCCGCGGGGAGCCGAACCAGCCCGCGTACGGCGCGAGCAAGGCCGGCCTGGTGTCGTTGACCCAGTCACTCGCGCGGTCGCTGGGTCCGGAAGGGATCGCGGTGACGGCGATCGCGCCGGGCTGGACGACGACGGACATGGCGGCCGGCGCGTTGGCGGGGGACGGGTACGAGCGCCGGCGGATGGAGAGCCCGTTGGAACGGGTGGCCTCGCCCGATGAGGTGGCGGCCGCGATCGTCTATCTGGCGTCGGCGCAGGCGGAGTTCGCGACGGGGACGGTGCTGGACTTCAACGGTGGGTCTCACTTGCGCATGTGA